The following proteins come from a genomic window of Lycium ferocissimum isolate CSIRO_LF1 chromosome 4, AGI_CSIRO_Lferr_CH_V1, whole genome shotgun sequence:
- the LOC132052921 gene encoding ERBB-3 BINDING PROTEIN 1 yields MSDDEREEKELDLTSPEVVTKYKSAAEIVNKALQLVLSACKPKAKIVDLCEKGDTYIKEQTGNMYKNVKKKIERGVAFPTCISVNNTVCHFSPLSSDETVLEEGDILKIDMGCHIDGFIAVVGHTHVLHEGPITGRAADVIAAANTAAEVALRLVRPGKKNSDVTEAIQKVAAAYDCKIVEGVLSHQMKQFVIDGNKVVLSVSNPDTRVDEAEFEENEVYSIDIVTSTGDGKPKLLDEKQTTIYKRAVDKSYNLKMKASRFIFSEISQKFPIMPFTARDLEEKRARLGLVECVNHELLQPYPVLHEKPGDLVAHIKFTVLLMPNGSDRVTSHALQELKPTKTTEDEPEIKAWLALPVKTKKKGGGKKKKGKKGDKTEESSQAEPMEG; encoded by the exons ATGTCGGACgacgaaagagaagagaaagaattgGATCTCACCAGTCCTGAAGTTGTCACCAAATACAAGAGCGCCGCTGAAATTGTCAACA AGGCTCTGCAGTTGGTGTTGTCAGCATGCAAGCCAAAAGCAAAGATAGTTGATCTCTGTGAAAAGGGGGATACCTATATCAAAGA GCAAACTGGAAACATGTACAAGaatgtgaagaagaagattgagAGAGGTGTTGCGTTTCCAACGTGTATTTCAGTTAATAACACCGTGTGCCATTTCTCTCCATTGTCTAGCGATGAGACAGTACTGGAAGAAGGTGATATATTGAAGAT TGATATGGGATGTCACATTGATGGATTTATTGCAGTAGTTGGACATACACATGTTCTTCACGAAGGACCAATTACTGGTAGAGCTGCTGATGTCATTGCAGCTGCTAATACAGCAGCTGAAGTTGCTTTGAGGCTTGTGAGACCAGGAAAGAAG AATTCAGATGTAACAGAAGCTATTCAGAAAGTTGCTGCTGCCTATGACTGCAAGATTGTTGAAGGTGTATTGAGTCATCAAATGAAGCAGTTTGTTATTGATGGAAACAAGGTTGTATTGAGCGTGTCCAATCCTGATACAAGAGTAGATGAAGCAGAATTTGAGGAGAATGAGGTCTACTCCATTGATATTGTGACGAGCACCGGTGATGGAAAG CCAAAGTTGTTGGACGAGAAACAAACAACTATCTACAAGAGAGCCGTGGACAAAAGCTATAACCTGAAGATGAAAGCCTCAAGGTTTATCTTCAGCGAAATCAGTCAGAAGTTCCCTATCATGCCTTTTACCGCAAG GGATTTGGAGGAGAAGAGGGCTCGTTTGGGCCTAGTTGAATGTGTTAACCATGAGCTTTTGCAGCCATATCCTGTTCTACATGAGAAACCTG GTGATTTGGTTGCTCACATCAAATTCACAGTGCTTTTAATGCCTAATGGGTCGGATAGGGTTACATCTCATGCTCTCCAGGAGCTGAAGCCTACAAAGACGACAGAGGATGAACCCGAAATCAAGGCCTGGCTAGCCCTTCCCGTTAAGACCAAGAAGAAAGGTGGtgggaagaaaaagaaag GAAAGAAAGGCGACAAGACAGAAGAGTCATCTCAAGCTGAGCCTATGGAAGGATAA
- the LOC132052922 gene encoding LOW QUALITY PROTEIN: DExH-box ATP-dependent RNA helicase DExH12-like (The sequence of the model RefSeq protein was modified relative to this genomic sequence to represent the inferred CDS: inserted 7 bases in 5 codons; deleted 2 bases in 1 codon), translated as MSNLGGGAEAHARFKQYEYRANSSLVLTTDSRPRDTHEPSGEPESLYGKIDPKSFGDRAYKGRPPELDEKLQKARKKKEREPLVSEPTRQSKKRRLQEESVLTSSEEGVYQPKTKETRAAYEAMLSLIQQQLGGQPLNIVSGAADEMLAVLKNDNLKNPEKKKEIEKLLNSISSQMFDQLVSIGRLITDYQDGGDASASAAADGDEALDDDVGVAVEFEENEEEEEESDLDVVPDDEEEDDDVMEASGSGAMQMGSGIDDDEMREADEGMALNVQDIDAYWLQRKISQAYEQQIDPQQSQKLAEEVLKILAEGDDREVETKLLVHLQFDKFSLIKYLLRNRLKVVWCTRLARAEDQENRKKIEEEMLGLGPDHVAILEQLHATRATAKERQKNLEKSIREEARRLKDESGVDGDGERKALVDRDLDNGWLTGQRQFLDLDSLAFQQGGLLMANKKCELPVGSYRNHKKGYEEVHVPALKPKPLAPGEELVKISSIPEWAQPAFSGMTQLNRVQSKVYETALFSPENILLCAPTGAGKTNVAMLTILQQIALNRNEDGSFNHNNYKIVYVAPMKALVAEVVGNLSRRLEHYGVTVKELSGDQTLTRQQIEETQIIVTTPEKWDIITRKSGDRTYTQLVKLLIIDEIHLLHDNRGPVLESIIARTIRQIETTKEHIRLVGLSATLPNYEDVAVFLRVDLKKGLFHFDNSYRPVPLAQQYIGITVKKPLQRFQLMNDVCYEKVIGVAGKHQVLIFVHSRKETTKTARAIRDTALANDTLGKFFQEDSITQELLQSQTELVKSNDLKDLLPYGFAIHHAGMVRTDRQLVEDLFADGHVQVLVSTATLAWGVNLPAHTVIIKGTQIYNPEKGAWTELSPLNIMQMLGRAGRPQYDTYGEGIILTGHSELQYYLSLMNQQLPIESQFISKLADQLNAEIVLGTVLNAKEACKWLLYTYLYVRMVRNPTLYGLAADALKTDYALEERRADLVHSAAILLDKNNLVKYDRKSGYFQVTDLGRIASYYYITHGTISTYNEHLKPTMGDIELCRLFSLSEEFKYVTVRQDEKMEEDVDRVXKHPSAKINVLLQAYISRNEILMRLEIKDLLGTSDIFEFPERRLRTLKWCKMISKRMWSVXIHQFHGIPNEILMTLEKKDXMIFQPITRFPKMGRLTVHXFPKLNLAHVHXITPDFQWEDRVHGYVEPFWIIVEDNDRERILHHEYFILKKQYIDEDHTLNFPVPIYEPLPPQYFIRVVSDRWLGSQTVLPVSFRHLILPEKYPPPTELLDLQPLPVTALRNPAYEALYQDFKHFNPVQTQVFTVLYNSDDNVLVAAPTGSGKTLCAEFSILRNHQKGPDSILRAVYIAPIEALAKERYCDWKRKFEDSLGMRVVELTGEMATDMKLLEEGQLIISTPEKWDALSRRRKQQKHVQQVSLFIVDELHLIGGQGGPVLEVIVSRMRYISSQVENKIRIVALSTSLANAKDLGEWIGATTSGLFNFPACVRPVPLEIHIQGVDIANFEARMQAMTKPAYTAIVQHAMKEKPAIVYVPTRKHARLTAVDLMTYSSTDSKDIPVFLLKSGKELEPFVERINEPVLKETLKYGVGYLHEGLSGTDQDIVKTLFETGSIQVCVMSSKMCWRVPLSAHLVVVMGTQFHDGRENVQRDYPVSDLLQMMGHASRPLVDSSGKCVILWHAPRKDYYKKFLYEAFPVESHFQHYLHDNFNAEVVVGVIQNKQDAVDYLTWTFMYRRLTQNPNYYNLQGVSPRHISDHLSELVENTISDLEPSKCVTVVDDILLSPQNLGRIASYYYISYTTIERFSSSLTSETKLKGLLEILASASEYEQLPIRPGEEGLIRRLINHQRFSFGNPKCTDPHVKANALLQAYFYRQVVGGNLAADQQEVLLSTSRLLQAMVDVISSNGWLNLALLAMETSQMITQGVWERDSRLLQLPHFTKELAKKCQENPGKSIETVFDLVEMEENERRELLQMSESQLMDIDCFCNRYPDIDLTYDVLDGGKVSAGDDVTLQVTLERNLEGRTEVGPVFAPRYPKDKEEGWWLVVGDPKSNQLLAIKRVTLQRKSRIKLNFTAPAEAGTREYTLYFMCDSYLGCDEEHTFALDVKEAMAEDNS; from the exons ATGTCGAATTTGGGCGGTGGTGCAGAAGCACATGCACGTTTCAAACAGTATGAATACAGAGCAAACTCGAGTCTTGTCCTAACTACTGATTCTCGTCCCCGTGATACTCATGAACCGTCTGGTGAACCTGAGTCTCTTTATGGAAAAATAGATCCCAAATCATTTGGTGATCGAGCTTACAAGGGTAGACCTCCTGAGTTGGATGAGAAACTTCAGAAAGCTAGAAAGAAGAAGGAGCGGGAACCACTTGTCTCTGAGCCCACTAGGCAAAGCAAGAAGAGACGACTTCAGGAAGAAAGTGTTCTTACTTCGAGCGAGGAAGGTGTTTACCAGcctaaaacaaaggaaactagGGCTGCTTATGAGGCCATGCTCAGCTTGATTCAGCAGCAACTTGGTGGACAGCCCCTCAACATTGTGAGTGGGGCAGCTGATGAGATGTTGGCAGTGTTAAAAAATGACAACTTAAAGAACCctgagaagaaaaaggaaattgaaAAGCTGTTAAATTCCATCTCGAGCCAGATGTTTGATCAGTTGGTGTCTATTGGGCGACTCATTACTGACTATCAAGATGGCGGCGATGCATCGGCGTCAGCTGCAGCTGATGGCGATGAAGCTCTTGACGATGATGTCGGTGTAGCAGTTGAGTTTGAggagaatgaagaagaagaagaagagagtgaCCTTGATGTGGTACCTGATGATGAAGAGGAGGACGATGATGTGATGGAAGCCAGTGGTTCTGGGGCTATGCAGATGGGCAGTGgcattgatgatgatgagatgcGGGAGGCGGATGAGGGAATGGCCTTGAATGTTCAGGACATAGATGCTTATTGGCTTCAAAGAAAGATCTCTCAAGCTTACGAGCAGCAGATCGATCCGCAACAAAGCCAAAAGCTTGCTGAAGAGGTTCTAAAAATTCTTGCTGAAGGCGATGATCGTGAAGTAGAAACAAAGCTGCTGGTGCATCTCCAATTTGATAAGTTCAGTCTCATCAAATATCTTTTGCGCAATCGGCTAAAGGTAGTATGGTGTACCCGTCTTGCAAGGGCTGAAGATCAAGAGAATaggaagaaaattgaagaagagaTGTTGGGGTTGGGGCCAGATCATGTGGCGATATTAGAGCAGTTGCATGCTACTAGGGCTACTGCAAAAGAGAGGCagaagaatttggaaaaaagcaTTAGGGAAGAGGCTCGGCGTCTTAAAGATGAGTCTGGTGTTGATGGTGACGGAGAAAGGAAGGCACTTGTAGATAGAGATCTTGATAATGGTTGGTTAACGGGGCAGCGCCAGTTTCTTGATCTTGACAGTCTTGCATTTCAGCAAGGCGGTTTGTTGATGGCAAATAAGAAATGTGAGCTTCCAGTGGGGTCTTACAGGAATCATAAGAAGGGGTATGAGGAAGTTCACGTGCCAGCATTGAAGCCAAAGCCACTCGCCCCTGGCGAAGAGCTTGTGAAGATATCCTCCATTCCAGAGTGGGCTCAACCAGCGTTCAGTGGGATGACTCAATTGAACAGGGTTCAGAGTAAAGTATATGAGACTGCCCTCTTTTCCCCAGAGAACATTTTGCTCTGTGCTCCAACTGGTGCTGGGAAGACCAATGTGGCTATGCTTACTATACTTCAGCAAATTGCACTAAACCGTAACGAAGATGGATCattcaaccacaacaactaTAAGATTGTATATGTGGCACCCATGAAAGCCCTTGTTGCTGAAGTGGTTGGTAATCTCTCCAGGCGTTTGGAACATTATGGTGTCACGGTGAAAGAGTTGAGTGGTGATCAAACATTAACTCGTCAACAGATTGAAGAGACTCAAATTATTGTGACTACCCCAGAGAAGTGGGATATTATAACCAGAAAGTCAGGTGATCGCACATATACACAGCTTGTTAAACTTCTTATTATTGATGAGATACATCTCCTGCATGACAACCGAGGCCCTGTTTTGGAGAGTATCATTGCAAGAACTATCAGACAGATTGAAACCACAAAAGAGCATATTCGGCTTGTTGGATTGTCAGCAACTCTTCCAAATTATGAGGATGTGGCTGTGTTTTTGCGAGTTGATCTGAAGAAAGGACTCTTCCATTTTGACAATAGCTATAGACCTGTACCGTTGGCTCAACAGTATATTGGAATTACTGTTAAGAAGCCACTGCAGAGATTCCAGTTGATGAATGACGTTTGCTATGAGAAAGTGATTGGTGTTGCAGGAAAGCATCAGGTGCTTATTTTTGTCCATTCAAGGAAGGAAACAACTAAAACAGCTCGTGCAATACGGGATACTGCACTTGCTAATGACACACTTGGTAAGTTTTTCCAGGAGGATAGTATAACTCAGGAACTTCTTCAGTCTCAAACAGAACTCGTCAAGAGCAATGATCTCAAAGATCTTTTACCATATGGTTTTGCTATTCATCATGCTGGGATGGTTAGAACCGATCGGCAACTTGTGGAGGATCTTTTTGCTGATGGCCATGTCCAAGTGTTGGTTTCAACTGCAACTTTAGCATGGGGTGTCAATTTACCTGCACATACTGTCATTATAAAAGGTACCCAGATTTATAATCCTGAAAAAGGAGCATGGACTGAACTAAGTCCTCTTAATATTATGCAAATGCTTGGTCGTGCTGGAAGGCCTCAATATGACACTTATGGTGAAGGAATTATCTTGACTGGCCATAGTGAATTACAGTACTATCTATCGCTCATGAATCAGCAGCTCCCGATCGAAAGTCAGTTCATTTCGAAGTTGGCAGATCAACTAAATGCAGAGATTGTCCTTGGGACAGTCCTGAATGCAAAAGAGGCATGCAAGTGGCTCCTATACACTTACCTCTATGTTCGCATGGTACGGAATCCCACACTTTATGGTCTAGCTGCTGATGCTCTTAAAACTGATTATGCTTTGGAGGAAAGGCGTGCTGACTTG GTTCATTCTGCTGCTATATTGCTGGACAAGAATAACTTGGTCAAGTATGACAGGAAAAGTGGATATTTCCAGGTGACTGACTTGGGTCGCATCGCTAGTTATTATTATATAACTCATGGGACAATTTCCACGTACAATGAGCATTTGAAGCCTACGATGGGTGATATTGAACTTTGTAGGCTTTTCTCTCTTAGTGAGGAATTCAAATATGTAACAGTCAGACAAGATGAGAAAATGGAAGAGGATGTGGATCGTGT CAAACACCCTAGTGCCAAGATCAATGTTCTATTGCAGGCATATATTTCACGAAATGAAATCTTGATGAGACTGGAGATAAAGGATTTGTT GGGCACGTCTGATATTTTTGAGTTTCCTGAGAGGAGGTTAAGAACCTTAAAATGGTGCAAAATGATAAGCAAGAGGATGTGGAGTGT CATTCATCAATTCCATGGCATTCCCAATGAGATCTTGATGACCTTGGAGAAGAAAG ACATGATCTTTCAACCAATTACCCGGTTCCCAAAGATGGGGAGGCTTACGGTCC GGTTCCCAAAGCTTAACCTAGCACATGTTC GAATTACTCCAGATTTCCAGTGGGAGGACAGGGTCCATGGTTATGTAGAACCTTTTTGGATTATTGTGGAAGATAACGATCGGGAGCGTATTCTTCATCATGAATATTTCATACTGAAGAAGCAATATATTGATGAGGACCATACTTTGAACTTccctgtcccaatttatgaACCATTGCCTCCTCAATACTTCATCCGGGTTGTGTCTGACAGATGGCTAGGGTCCCAGACTGTTTTACCAGTTTCTTTCCGGCACCTGATTTTACCAGAGAAGTATCCTCCTCCCACCGAGTTACTAGACTTGCAACCTCTGCCAGTTACTGCATTGAGGAATCCAGCTTATGAAGCGCTTTATCAAGATTTTAAGCATTTCAATCCAGTTCAGACTCAGGTTTTTACAGTCTTGTACAACTCAGATGACAACGTCTTGGTTGCAGCTCCAACTGGTAGTGGGAAAACCCTTTGTGCTGAATTTTCCATATTGAGGAATCATCAGAAAGGACCTGATAGTATCTTACGTGCAGTGTATATAGCTCCCATTGAGGCTCTTGCTAAGGAGCGGTACTGTGATTGGAAGAGGAAATTTGAAGACTCTCTTGGAATGAGAGTGGTTGAATTAACTGGGGAAATGGCAACTGATATGAAACTGTTAGAGGAGGGTCAATTAATTATCAGCACGCCTGAGAAATGGGATGCTTTATCTCGCCGCAGGAAACAGCAAAAGCATGTTCAGCAAGTAAGTCTTTTCATTGTTGACGAACTGCACCTGATTGGTGGCCAAGGCGGTCCAGTGCTAGAGGTGATTGTCTCTCGGATGCGATATATCTCAAGCCAGGTTGAGAACAAGATTCGTATTGTTGCTTTGTCAACTTCCCTGGCTAATGCCAAGGATTTGGGTGAATGGATTGGGGCTACTACGTCTGGACTTTTCAACTTTCCTGCTTGTGTCAGGCCTGTGCCATTGGAAATACACATTCAAGGTGTTGATATTGCTAACTTTGAAGCTAGGATGCAAGCCATGACAAAACCAGCGTACACTGCAATAGTACAGCATGCAATGAAAGAAAAACCAGCAATAGTGTATGTTCCCACAAGGAAGCATGCACGCCTGACTGCTGTGGATCTGATGACTTACTCAAGCACGGACAGCAAAGACATTCCTGTGTTTTTACTGAAATCTGGAAAAGAGCTGGAGCCTTTTGTGGAGAGGATCAACGAGCCTGTGCTAAAAGAGACACTCAAGTATGGTGTAGGCTACTTGCATGAAGGCTTGTCTGGCACAGATCAGGATATAGTGAAGACATTGTTTGAAACTGGAAGCATTCAAGTATGCGTAATGAGCAGTAAAATGTGTTGGCGAGTGCCCCTGTCTGCCCATCTGGTGGTGGTTATGGGAACTCAGTTCCATGATGGTAGGGAAAATGTGCAGAGGGATTATCCAGTGAGTGATTTATTGCAGATGATGGGTCATGCCAGTCGACCTCTTGTAGATAGCTCCGGGAAGTGTGTTATCCTATGGCATGCACCACGCAAGGACTACTACAAGAAGTTTTTGTATGAAGCATTCCCAGTTGAGAGTCATTTTCAGCACTATCTCCATGACAATTTCAACgctgaagtggttgttggagttaTTCAGAACAAGCAGGATGCTGTTGATTACCTTACATGGACATTTATGTACAGAAGGCTCACTCAGAATCCAAACTACTATAATCTGCAGGGTGTTAGTCCCAGGCATATTTCGGATCACCTTTCAGAGCTGGTTGAGAATACTATCAGTGACTTGGAGCCAAGCAAATGCGTTACTGTGGTAGATGACATTTTGCTTTCGCCCCAGAATCTTGGCAGGATTGCATCATATTATTACATCAGTTACACAACCATCGAACGTTTTAGCTCTTCTTTGACCTCCGAAACAAAGTTGAAGGGCTTGCTTGAAATCTTGGCTTCAGCATCGGAGTATGAACAGCTGCCAATAAGGCCCGGTGAAGAGGGGTTGATAAGAAGGTTAATTAATCATCAGCGCTTCTCTTTTGGAAATCCGAAATGCACAGACCCTCATGTCAAGGCTAATGCTCTGTTACAAGCCTACTTCTATAGGCAAGTGGTCGGTGGAAATCTTGCTGCTGACCAGCAAGAGGTACTTCTTTCTACTAGTAGGCTTCTTCAAGCAATGGTTGATGTAATATCAAGTAATGGATGGCTGAATCTAGCACTTCTAGCAATGGAAACGAGCCAGATGATCACTCAAGGAGTGTGGGAGCGTGATTCTAGGCTTCTCCAACTCCCACACTTCACAAAGGAATTGGCTAAGAAGTGCCAAGAGAATCCAGGAAAGAGTATAGAGACTGTGTTCGATTTAGTGGAGATGGAAGAAAACGAGAGGCGTGAGCTCTTGCAAATGTCAGAATCACAGCTTATGGACATTGATTGTTTCTGTAACCGGTATCCAGAcattgatttgacatatgatgTGCTGGATGGTGGTAAGGTGAGCGCAGGAGATGATGTGACTTTACAGGTAACTCTTGAACGAAATCTTGAGGGTAGAACTGAGGTTGGACCTGTGTTTGCGCCTAGATATCCTAAAGACAAGGAAGAAGGATGGTGGCTTGTTGTTGGCGATCCTAAAAGCAACCAATTATTAGCTATT AAGAGGGTTACTCTACAGAGAAAGTCAAGGATCAAGCTTAATTTCACCGCCCCTGCTGAAGCTGGAACTAGGGAGTACACTCTCTATTTCATGTGTGATTCTTATCTAGGTTGTGATGAGGAACATACTTTTGCACTTGATGTGAAAGAGGCAATGGCTGAAGACAACAGTTGA